In Camelina sativa cultivar DH55 chromosome 16, Cs, whole genome shotgun sequence, a single window of DNA contains:
- the LOC104752383 gene encoding inosine-5'-monophosphate dehydrogenase 1: MSRFEDGFPADKLFGQGYSYTYDDVIFLPHYIDFSTDAVSLSTRFSRRVPLSIPCVSSPMDTVSESHMAAAMASLGGIGIVHYNCDIAAQASIIRQAKSLKHPIASDAGVKFPEYEITSLDAFGPSSFVFVTQTGTMTTPKLLGYVSKSQWTRMNYEQREMKIYDYMKSCDSSDYVVPWDIDLEKIEFLLEDKQKGFVVLERDGETVNVVTKDDIQRVQGYPKSGPGTVGPDGEWMVGAAIGTRESDKERLEHLVNAGVNAVVLDSSQGNSIYQLEMIKYVKNTYPELDVIGGNVVTMYQAQNLIQAGVDGLRVGMGSGSICTTQEVCAVGRGQATAVYKVCSIAAQSGIPVIADGGISNSGHIVKALVLGASTVMMGSFLAGSTEAPGAYEYKDGKRIKKYRGMGSLEAMTKGSDQRYLGDKTKLKIAQGVVGAVADKGSVLKLIPYTMHAVKQGFQDLGASSLQSAHDLLRSNILRLEARTGAAQVEGGVHGLVSYEKKSF, translated from the exons ATGTCGAGATTCGAAGATGGATTCCCGGCGGATAAGCTCTTCGGTCAGGGATACTCTTACACTTACGATGACGTCATCTTTCTTCCCCACTACATCGATTTCTCCACCGACGCCGTCTCTCTATCCACGCGCTTTAGTCGGCGCGTGCCCCTATCTATACCTTGCGTTTCGTCTCCGATGGATACTGTCTCTGAGTCTCACATGGCTGCTGCAATGGCTTCCCTTGGTGGGATTGGAATCGTTCACTATAACTGTGACATCGCCGCTCAGGCATCCATTATACGCCAAGCTAAGTCCCTTAAACATCCCATCGCTTCCGACGCCGGTGTGAAGTTCCCTGAGTACGAGATTACTTCTCTGGATGCTTTTGGTCCTTCTTCATTCGTCTTTGTCACGCAAACAG GAACAATGACGACACCGAAACTGTTAGGCTATGTATCGAAATCGCAGTGGACGAGAATGAATTACGAACAAAGGGAGATGAAGATTTACGATTACATGAAGAGCTGTGACAGCAGCGACTATGTTGTGCCATGGGACATTGATCTTGAAAAGATTGAGTTTTTACTAGAGGATAAGCAAAAGGGCTTTGTGGTTCTTGAAAGGGATGGTGAGACTGTGAACGTGGTGACCAAAGACGATATACAGAGGGTTCAAGGATATCCCAAGTCAGGGCCAGGGACCGTGGGTCCAGACGGTGAGTGGATGGTTGGTGCGGCTATAGGGACAAGGGAATCTGATAAGGAGAGGCTGGAGCATTTGGTTAACGCTGGGGTCAATGCCGTTGTGTTGGATAGTTCTCAAGGGAACTCTATTTACCAACTTGAGATGATCAAGTATGTGAAAAATACCTACCCTGAATTGGATGTGATTGGTGGCAATGTTGTGACAATGTACCAGGCACAGAATTTGATCCAAGCTGGAGTTGATGGATTGAGAGTTGGTATGGGGTCTGGTTCGATATGTACCACACAAGAGGTTTGTGCGGTTGGCCGTGGACag GCTACTGCTGTGTACAAGGTTTGTTCGATCGCTGCTCAGAGTGGGATCCCAGTTATAGCGGATGGTGGCATCTCAAATTCAGGTCACATTGTAAAGGCTCTCGTCCTCGGAGCATCAACTGTTATGATGGGAAGCTTCTTGGCCGGAAGCACTGAGGCTCCCGGGGCTTATGAGTATAAG GACGGTAAGAGGATCAAGAAGTACCGTGGAATGGGATCACTAGAAGCAATGACTAAAGGAAGTGACCAAAGATACTTAggagataaaacaaaacttaagaTTGCTCAAGGAGTGGTTGGAGCAGTCGCAGATAAAGGCTCAGTGTTGAAGCTGATACCTTACACAATGCACGCCGTAAAACAAGGTTTCCAAGACCTTGGTGCTTCTTCCTTGCAATCTGCTCATGATCTGCTGAGATCAAACATCCTTAGGCTCGAG GCTCGAACTGGTGCAGCACAGGTCGAAGGAGGAGTTCACGGGCTAGTTTCTTATGAAAAGAAATCATTTTAA
- the LOC104752384 gene encoding extensin-like, which yields MESNRALATICLLLCVIITANFFTHCVDARRQVGIKREPKQVMIKAVKHTSLLEKMMTQLNLAQPLDYSSSSNTQPYGVSTTLTLPPYVSLPPLSVPGNAPPFCVSPPDTPPTSSAPGLSPPPGPITLPNPPDSSSNPNSNPNPPESSSNPNPPDSSSNPNSNPNPNPPESSSNPNPPESSSNPNPPVTVPNPPDSSSNTNPPVTVPNPPESSIPNPPETVPNPPETGFTPGPPGPISGPPYSEPSPSTPTDTPTPSGGVPTGSIPSPSSGFLPPIVYPPPMAPPSPSANPTSAYWCVAKPSVPDPIILEAMNFACGSGADCHSIQPNGPCFKPNTLWAHASFAFNSYWQRTKGTGGSCTFGGTGMLVTVDPSFNGCHFDFF from the exons ATGGAATCAAATAGAGCCTTGGCAACCATTTGTCTTCTCCTCTGTGTGATTATCACAGCCAATTTCTTCACTCATTGCG TAGATGCAAGAAGACAAGTGGGGATTAAGAGAGAACCAAAGCAGGTGATGATCAAAGCAGTAAAACACACATCATTGTTAGAGAAAATGATGACACAGCTCAATCTTGCTCAGCCTTTAGACTACTCCTCGTCCTCGAACACTCAACCTTACGGTGTTAGCACAACTCTCACTCTACCTCCCTATGTTTCACTTCCTCCACTGTCAGTTCCCGGCAATGCCCCTCCTTTTTGCGTTAGTCCCCCGGACACACCTCCTACGTCCTCTGCTCCTGGTCTTAGTCCCCCTCCTGGCCCGATCACATTACCAAACCCACCCGATTCCTCCTCTAACCCGAACTCCAACCCCAACCCACCCGAATCATCCTCTAACCCGAACCCACCTGATTCATCCTCTAATCCAAActcaaacccaaacccaaacccacCCGAATCATCATCTAACCCAAACCCACCAGAGTCATCCTCTAACCCGAACCCACCTGTTACCGTCCCAAACCCACCCGACTCGTCATCTAACACGAACCCACCCGTTACCGTCCCAAACCCGCCTGAATCCTCCATTCCAAACCCGCCAGAAACAGTTCCCAACCCTCCCGAAACTGGATTTACACCAGGACCACCAGGTCCTATTTCAGGTCCACCTTACTCTGAGCCGAGCCCATCGACCCCGACCGACACTCCTACTCCATCCGGCGGTGTTCCAACCGGATCAATTCCAAGTCCATCATCTGGGTTTCTTCCTCCGATCGTCTATCCGCCGCCTATGGCGCCACCGTCACCGAGCGCGAATCCAACCTCGGCTTACTGGTGCGTGGCTAAGCCATCGGTCCCTGACCCAATTATTCTAGAAGCCATGAACTTTGCATGTGGGTCTGGAGCTGATTGTCATTCAATTCAGCCCAATGGGCCTTGTTTCAAGCCTAATACGTTATGGGCCCATGCTTCGTTCGCCTTCAATAGCTATTGGCAACGGACCAAAGGTACCGGTGGCTCCTGCACGTTCGGCGGCACAGGCATGCTTGTCACCGTTGATCCAA GCTTTAACGGGTGccattttgatttcttctga
- the LOC104752385 gene encoding pentatricopeptide repeat-containing protein At1g79490, mitochondrial-like isoform X2 has protein sequence MIRGRTAKVIPRNAIFTLSRRSTISESPLLSPSPNLAVSYFFNIRLLSYFAVRNGFSPDCSVPRDPDFVGLAKPSRSIVRRFCGAKSGGSSESSGWTEEVEYLDESGSVLHSGKGIRSVEPGLDDHVMVGGLKKPYMNASAVAKIVEVLQRWKWGPELETQLDKLQFVPNMVHITQSLKIVKEVDAGMSLFRWAKKQPWYLPFDECYVVLFDGLNQGRDFVGIQSLFEEMVEDSSSHGDLSLNAYNQVIQYLAKAEKLEVAFCCFKKAQESGCKIDTQTYNNLMMLFLNKGLPYKAFEIYESMEKTDSLLDVSTYELIIPSLAKSGRLDAAFKLFQQMKERKLRPSFSVFSSLVDSMGKAGRLDTSMKVYMEMQGFGHRPSATMFVSLIDSYAKAGKLDTALRLWDEMKKSGFRPNFGLYTMIIESHAKSGKLEVAMSVFKDMEKAGFLPTPSTYSCLLEMHAGSGQVDSAMKIYNSMTNAGLRPGLSSYISLLTLLANKRLVDVAGKILLEMKAMGYSVDVCASDVLMIYIKDASVDLALKWLRFMGSSGIKTNNFIIRQLFESCMKNGLYDSARPLLETLVHSAGKVDLVLYTSILAHLVRCQDEDKERQLMSILSATKHKAHAFMCGLFTGPEQRKQPVLTFVREFYQGIDYELEEGAARYFVNVLLNYLVLMGQINRARCVWKVAYENKLFPKAIVFDQHIAWSLDVRNLSVGAALIAVVHTLHRFRKRMLYYGVVPRRIKLVTGPTLKIVIAQMLSSVESPFEVSKVVLRAPGDLVMEWFKKPIVQQFLLNEIPSRSDILMHKLNVMFPSSAPELRSMSPPKPLMSSKAF, from the exons ATGATCCGTGGAAGAACCGCGAAAGTAATTCCCAGAAATGCCATTTTCACGCTTAGTAGGAGGAGTACCATTTCTGAgtctcctttgctttctcccaGCCCTAATTTAGCCGTTAGTTACTTCTTCAACATTCGATTATTGAGCTATTTCGCGGTTAGAAATGGCTTTTCTCCCGATTGTTCTGTACCCAGAGACCCTGATTTCGTTGGATTGGCTAAACCAAGTCGGAGTATTGTCAGGAGATTTTGCGGTGCAAAGAGCGGAGGAAGTAGTGAATCTAGTGGCTGGACTGAGGAGGTAGAGTATTTAGATGAGTCGGGTAGTGTATTACACAGCGGTAAAGGAATTAGATCAGTAGAGCCAGGGCTTGATGACCATGTAATGGTTGGTGGGTTGAAGAAGCCTTACATGAATGCTTCCGCTGTTGCaaagattgttgaagttctGCAGAGGTGGAAATGGGGACCTGAGTTGGAGACTCAGTTGGACAAACTCCAGTTTGTGCCCAATATGGTTCATATTACGCAGTCTTTGAAGATTGTTAAAGAG GTTGATGCCGGGATGAGTTTGTTCAGGTGGGCTAAGAAGCAGCCTTGGTATTTGCCTTTCGATGAATGTTATGTCGTCTTGTTTGATGGGTTGAACCAGGGCAGAGATTTTGTTGGGATTCAGTCCTTGTTTGAGGAGATGGTTGAAGACTCCAGTAGTCACGGTGATTTGTCGCTTAATGCCTATAACCAAGTGATTCAGTATCTGGCTAAAGCTGAGAAATTGGAGGTCgctttttgttgtttcaaaaAGGCTCAAGAGTCGGGATGCAAAATTGATACGCAGACGTATAATAATCTAATGATGTTGTTTCTGAACAAGGGTCTGCCGTATAAGGCATTTGAGATTTATGAGAGCATGGAGAAAACTGATAGTTTGTTGGATGTGTCAACTTATGAGCTGATAATTCCAAGCTTAGCCAAATCTGGCCGTCTTGACGCAGCTTTCAAGCTTTTTCAGCAGATGAAAGAAAGGAAACTCCGGCCGAGCTTTAGTGTGTTTTCTTCACTTGTTGATTCAATGGGGAAAGCTGGTCGGTTGGACACATCGATGAAGGTTTACATGGAAATGCAGGGATTTGGCCATAGGCCATCGGCAACTATGTTTGTTTCCTTGATTGATTCATATGCTAAAGCAGGCAAGCTAGATACTGCTCTTAGGCTTTGGGATGAGATGAAGAAGTCAGGTTTCAGGCCAAACTTTGGATTGTACACAATGATCATTGAATCTCATGCAAAATCAGGAAAGCTTGAAGTAGCAATGTCGGTTTTCAAAGACATGGAGAAAGCTGGGTTTTTACCAACACCATCCACATATTCGTGTCTATTAGAGATGCATGCTGGATCCGGGCAAGTAGACTCTGCAATGAAGATCTATAACTCCATGACTAATGCTGGGTTAAGGCCTGGCCTTAGCAGTTATATTTCCCTTCTTACACTTCTAGCCAACAAAAGACTCGTTGATGTTGCTGGGAAGATACTACTTGAGATGAAAGCAATGGGGTATTCTGTAGATGTCTGTGCTAGCGATGTTCTGATGATATATATCAAAGATGCTTCTGTTGATCTTGCGTTGAAATGGCTTAGGTTCATGGGTTCATCAggaatcaaaacaaacaatttcatCATCAGGCAGTTATTTGAGTCATGCATGAAAAATGGTTTATACGACTCAGCTAGACCTTTGCTCGAGACACTTGTGCATTCTGCTGGAAAAGTTGACTTGGTGCTCTACACTTCGATTCTTGCTCACCTAGTCCGATGCCAAGACGAAGATAAAGAGAGACAATTGATGTCAATCCTCAGCGCTACCAAGCATAAAGCTCACGCTTTTATGTGTGGTCTCTTCACAGGTCCAGAACAGAGGAAACAACCAGTTCTGACGTTTGTCAGGGAGTTTTACCAAGGGATTGATTACGAACTCGAAGAAGGAGCTGCTAGATACTTTGTGAATGTCCTTCTCAACTACCTAGTTTTGATGGGTCAGATAAACAGAGCTCGATGTGTCTGGAAAGTAGCCTACGAGAACAAACTCTTCCCAAAGGCCATCGTCTTTGACCAACACATTGCTTGGTCTCTCGACGTGAGAAACTTATCGGTTGGAGCCGCGCTCATAGCCGTGGTTCACACTCTCCACAGGTTCAGAAAACGAATGCTGTACTACGGTGTAGTCCCGAGACGTATAAAGCTAGTCACAGGACCGACATTGAAGATTGTAATAGCTCAGATGTTGAGCTCTGTTGAGTCGCCTTTTGAGGTTAGCAAAGTCGTGTTGAGGGCACCTGGCGATTTGGTCATGGAATGGTTCAAGAAACCGATCGTGCAACAGTTTCTTTTGAACGAGATACCGTCTCGATCTGATATATTGATGCATAAGCTGAACGTGATGTTCCCAAGCTCCGCACCTGAGCTTAGATCTATGTCACCTCCCAAACCACTCATGTCGTCGAAAGCGTTCTAA
- the LOC104752385 gene encoding pentatricopeptide repeat-containing protein At1g79490, mitochondrial-like isoform X1 produces MIRGRTAKVIPRNAIFTLSRRSTISESPLLSPSPNLAVSYFFNIRLLSYFAVRNGFSPDCSVPRDPDFVGLAKPSRSIVRRFCGAKSGGSSESSGWTEEVEYLDESGSVLHSGKGIRSVEPGLDDHVMVGGLKKPYMNASAVAKIVEVLQRWKWGPELETQLDKLQFVPNMVHITQSLKIVKEVDAGMSLFRWAKKQPWYLPFDECYVVLFDGLNQGRDFVGIQSLFEEMVEDSSSHGDLSLNAYNQVIQYLAKAEKLEVAFCCFKKAQESGCKIDTQTYNNLMMLFLNKGLPYKAFEIYESMEKTDSLLDVSTYELIIPSLAKSGRLDAAFKLFQQMKERKLRPSFSVFSSLVDSMGKAGRLDTSMKVYMEMQGFGHRPSATMFVSLIDSYAKAGKLDTALRLWDEMKKSGFRPNFGLYTMIIESHAKSGKLEVAMSVFKDMEKAGFLPTPSTYSCLLEMHAGSGQVDSAMKIYNSMTNAGLRPGLSSYISLLTLLANKRLVDVAGKILLEMKAMGYSVDVCASDVLMIYIKDASVDLALKWLRFMGSSGIKTNNFIIRQLFESCMKNGLYDSARPLLETLVHSAGKVDLVLYTSILAHLVRCQDEDKERQLMSILSATKHKAHAFMCGLFTGPEQRKQPVLTFVREFYQGIDYELEEGAARYFVNVLLNYLVLMGQINRARCVWKVAYENKLFPKAIVFDQHIAWSLDVRNLSVGAALIAVVHTLHRFRKRMLYYGVVPRRIKLVTGPTLKIVIAQMLSSVESPFEVSKVVLRAPGDLVMEWFKKPIVQQFLLNEIPSRSDILMHKLNVMFPSSAPELRSMSPPKPLMSSKAF; encoded by the exons ATGATCCGTGGAAGAACCGCGAAAGTAATTCCCAGAAATGCCATTTTCACGCTTAGTAGGAGGAGTACCATTTCTGAgtctcctttgctttctcccaGCCCTAATTTAGCCGTTAGTTACTTCTTCAACATTCGATTATTGAGCTATTTCGCGGTTAGAAATGGCTTTTCTCCCGATTGTTCTGTACCCAGAGACCCTGATTTCGTTGGATTGGCTAAACCAAGTCGGAGTATTGTCAGGAGATTTTGCGGTGCAAAGAGCGGAGGAAGTAGTGAATCTAGTGGCTGGACTGAGGAGGTAGAGTATTTAGATGAGTCGGGTAGTGTATTACACAGCGGTAAAGGAATTAGATCAGTAGAGCCAGGGCTTGATGACCATGTAATGGTTGGTGGGTTGAAGAAGCCTTACATGAATGCTTCCGCTGTTGCaaagattgttgaagttctGCAGAGGTGGAAATGGGGACCTGAGTTGGAGACTCAGTTGGACAAACTCCAGTTTGTGCCCAATATGGTTCATATTACGCAGTCTTTGAAGATTGTTAAAGAGGTTGATGCCGGGATGAGTTTGTTCAGGTGGGCTAAGAAGCAGCCTTGGTATTTGCCTTTCGATGAATGTTATGTCGTCTTGTTTGATGGGTTGAACCAGGGCAGAGATTTTGTTGGGATTCAGTCCTTGTTTGAGGAGATGGTTGAAGACTCCAGTAGTCACGGTGATTTGTCGCTTAATGCCTATAACCAAGTGATTCAGTATCTGGCTAAAGCTGAGAAATTGGAGGTCgctttttgttgtttcaaaaAGGCTCAAGAGTCGGGATGCAAAATTGATACGCAGACGTATAATAATCTAATGATGTTGTTTCTGAACAAGGGTCTGCCGTATAAGGCATTTGAGATTTATGAGAGCATGGAGAAAACTGATAGTTTGTTGGATGTGTCAACTTATGAGCTGATAATTCCAAGCTTAGCCAAATCTGGCCGTCTTGACGCAGCTTTCAAGCTTTTTCAGCAGATGAAAGAAAGGAAACTCCGGCCGAGCTTTAGTGTGTTTTCTTCACTTGTTGATTCAATGGGGAAAGCTGGTCGGTTGGACACATCGATGAAGGTTTACATGGAAATGCAGGGATTTGGCCATAGGCCATCGGCAACTATGTTTGTTTCCTTGATTGATTCATATGCTAAAGCAGGCAAGCTAGATACTGCTCTTAGGCTTTGGGATGAGATGAAGAAGTCAGGTTTCAGGCCAAACTTTGGATTGTACACAATGATCATTGAATCTCATGCAAAATCAGGAAAGCTTGAAGTAGCAATGTCGGTTTTCAAAGACATGGAGAAAGCTGGGTTTTTACCAACACCATCCACATATTCGTGTCTATTAGAGATGCATGCTGGATCCGGGCAAGTAGACTCTGCAATGAAGATCTATAACTCCATGACTAATGCTGGGTTAAGGCCTGGCCTTAGCAGTTATATTTCCCTTCTTACACTTCTAGCCAACAAAAGACTCGTTGATGTTGCTGGGAAGATACTACTTGAGATGAAAGCAATGGGGTATTCTGTAGATGTCTGTGCTAGCGATGTTCTGATGATATATATCAAAGATGCTTCTGTTGATCTTGCGTTGAAATGGCTTAGGTTCATGGGTTCATCAggaatcaaaacaaacaatttcatCATCAGGCAGTTATTTGAGTCATGCATGAAAAATGGTTTATACGACTCAGCTAGACCTTTGCTCGAGACACTTGTGCATTCTGCTGGAAAAGTTGACTTGGTGCTCTACACTTCGATTCTTGCTCACCTAGTCCGATGCCAAGACGAAGATAAAGAGAGACAATTGATGTCAATCCTCAGCGCTACCAAGCACAAAGCTCACGCTTTTATGTGTGGTCTCTTCACAG GTCCAGAACAGAGGAAACAACCAGTTCTGACGTTTGTCAGGGAGTTTTACCAAGGGATTGATTACGAACTCGAAGAAGGAGCTGCTAGATACTTTGTGAATGTCCTTCTCAACTACCTAGTTTTGATGGGTCAGATAAACAGAGCTCGATGTGTCTGGAAAGTAGCCTACGAGAACAAACTCTTCCCAAAGGCCATCGTCTTTGACCAACACATTGCTTGGTCTCTCGACGTGAGAAACTTATCGGTTGGAGCCGCGCTCATAGCCGTGGTTCACACTCTCCACAGGTTCAGAAAACGAATGCTGTACTACGGTGTAGTCCCGAGACGTATAAAGCTAGTCACAGGACCGACATTGAAGATTGTAATAGCTCAGATGTTGAGCTCTGTTGAGTCGCCTTTTGAGGTTAGCAAAGTCGTGTTGAGGGCACCTGGCGATTTGGTCATGGAATGGTTCAAGAAACCGATCGTGCAACAGTTTCTTTTGAACGAGATACCGTCTCGATCTGATATATTGATGCATAAGCTGAACGTGATGTTCCCAAGCTCCGCACCTGAGCTTAGATCTATGTCACCTCCCAAACCACTCATGTCGTCGAAAGCGTTCTAA
- the LOC109124641 gene encoding 2-dehydro-3-deoxyphosphooctonate aldolase 1 — protein sequence MAASSPLYNQLKAAEPFFLLAGPNVIESEEHILRMAKHIKDIATKVGLPLVFKSSFDKANRTSSKSFRGPGMAEGLKILEKVKVAYDLPIVTDVHESSQCEAVGKVADIIQIPAFLCRQTDLLVAAAQTGKIINIKKGQFCAPSVMENSAEKIRLAGNPNVMVCERGTMFGYNDLIVDPRNFEWMREANCPVVADITHSLQQPAGKKLDGGGVASGGLRELIPCIARTAVAVGVDGIFMEVHDDPLSAPVDGPTQWPLRHLEELLEELIAIARVTKGKQRFQIDLTPYHD from the exons ATGGCGGCATCATCACCATTGTACAACCAACTCAAG GCTGCTGAACCATTCTTTTTGTTGGCTGGTCCAAATGTGATCGAATCCGAGGAACATATTCTTCGAATGGCAAAGCACATTAAAGACATTGCCACAAA AGTTGGGTTGCCCCTTGTTTTCAAGTCAAGTTTTGATAAAGCTAACAGAACTTCTTCAAAGTCATTCCGAGGTCCTGGCATGGCGGAGGGTCTGAAG ATTCTTGAGAAGGTGAAAGTAGCATATGACCTACCAATAGTAACTGATGTTCACGAATCAAGCCAG tgtGAAGCAGTCGGCAAGGTTGCAGATATAATTCAGATTCCAGCATTCTTATGTCGCCAG ACAGATCTCCTGGTTGCAGCAGCACAAACTGGGAAAATTATCAATATTAAGAAAGGACAATTCTGTGCTCCTTCT GTCATGGAAAATTCAGCCGAGAAGATTAGACTGGCTGGGAATCCAAATGTGATGGTTTGTGAAAGAGGAACCATGTTTGGATACA ATGATTTGATAGTAGATCCAAGAAACTTTGAGTGGATGAGGGAAGCGAATTGTCCTGTT GTCGCTGATATAACCCATTCACTACAACAACCTGCAGGCAAGAAG TTGGATGGTGGTGGTGTTGCTAGTGGAGGCCTTCGCGAGTTAATACCATGCATTGCAAGAACAGCTGTAGCAGTTGGCGTCGATGGAATTTTCATGGAG GTTCATGATGATCCTCTAAGTGCTCCAGTTGATGGTCCAACTCAATGG CCTTTGCGTCATCTAGAAGAACTCCTGGAAGAGCTCATCGCGATTGCT AGGGTCACAAAAGGGAAACAGCGGTTCCAAATCGATCTCACACCCTACCATGATTAA
- the LOC104752386 gene encoding uncharacterized protein LOC104752386 — MAFLLPNLSPSFLLQTGKSLKEKPMSNQAISSSSSSNSYEFEEDTLSPLCLSSVQAPPPVRGAQVKTKPSAQDKYQHGKDEFYINLGLAVRTLREDLPLLFTKDLNYDIYRDDITLVDPMNTFSGIENYKLIFWALRFHGKILFRDISLEIFRVWQPSENMILIRWNLKGVPRVPWEAKGEFQGTSRYKLDRNGKIYEHKVDNLAFNFPHQLKPATSVLDMVTACPASPNPTFMFGTVDSYSSSWIEFYKAVQRTLDKQEEQILVQDHFAACT, encoded by the exons ATGGCGTTTCTTCTCCCCAACCTCTCTCCTTCGTTCCTTCTTCAGACCGGGAAATCACTCAAAGAGAAACCCATGTCCAACCAAGCTatatcatcatcgtcttcttccaaTAGCTACGAGTTTGAAGAAGATACTCTCTCTCCGCTTTGTCTCTCTAGTGTCCAGGCTCCTCCACCTGTTCGAGGTGCGCAGGTTAAGACCAAACCGAGTGCGCAGGACAAGTACCAGCACGGCAAAGATGAGTTCTACATCAATCTCGGTTTAGCTGTACGTACCCTTCGTGAAGATTTGCCTCTGCTCTTCACCAAAGATCTCAATTACGACATTTACag GGATGATATAACATTAGTGGATCCAATGAACACATTCTCTGGGATTGAGAACTACAAATTGATCTTCTGGGCACTCAGATTTCATGGGAAGATTCTCTTTAGAGATATCTCACTTGAGATCTTCAGGGTTTGGCAACCATCAGAGAACATGATTCTCATCAGGTGGAATCTTAAAGGTGTACCTAGAGTTCCGTGGGAGGCAAAGGGAGAGTTTCAGGGTACTTCTCGCTATAAACTAGATCGGAATGGCAAAATCTATGAGCATAAAGTCGATAACTTGGCCTTCAACTTCCCTCACCAGCTCAAACCTGCCACTTCTGTTTTGGATATGGTCACTGCCTGCCCTGCAAGTCCCAATCCAACTTTCATGTTTGGCACCGTGGATTCATATTCATCTTCTTGGATTGAGTTCTATAAAGCAGTGCAAAGGACATTAGACAAGCAAGAAGAGCAAATACTTGTGCAAGACCATTTCGCCGCATGCACATAA
- the LOC104752388 gene encoding metal tolerance protein 9-like, with amino-acid sequence MAAKEHLGLSGEDYNVDLLPNNDDDSPPSSWRLSLDTFRLPSSSPLSSGRHNGRTRLSRYLRTPNKERKVSEYYKNQEKLLEGFNEMETINETGFVPGAPTEEELKKLAKSERLAVHISNAANLVLFVAKVYASVESRSMAVIASTLDSLLDLLSGFILWFTANAMRTPNNFRYPIGKRRMQPVGIIVFASVMATLGLQVILESTRLLVSKNGSHMSSTEEKWMIGIMASATVVKFLLMLYCRSFQNEIVRAYAQDHLFDVITNSVGLATAVLAVKFYWWIDPSGAIVIALYTISTWARTVLENVHSLIGRSAPPDFLAKLTFLIWNHHEKIKHIDTVRAYTFGSHYFVEVDIVLPEDMRLHEAHNIGETLQEKLEQLAEVERAFVHIDFEFTHRPEHKCKV; translated from the exons ATGGCGGCGAAGGAGCATCTCGGCCTCAGTGGAGAAGACTACAATGTCGACCTTTTGCCAAACAACGACGACGATTCGCCGCCTTCTTCATGGCGTCTCAGCCTCGACACATTTCgcctcccttcttcttctccgttgtCCTCTGGCCGCCACAACGGCCGTACTCGCTTGTCTCGTTATCTCCGGACTCCGA ATAAGGAACGTAAAGTCTCTGAGTATTACAAGAACCAAGAGAAGCTCCTGGAGGGTTTCAATGAGATGGAGACAATTAACGAAACTGGTTTTGTCCCTGGAGCTCCAACTGAG gaagaactgaagaagcttGCCAAGAGTGAGAGGCTCGCTGTTCACATCTCAAACGCAGCAAACCTTGTGCTTTTTGTAGCTAAAGTTTATGCTTCTGTGGAGAGTAGATCTATGGCTGTGATTGCTTCCACTTTGGACTCTCTCTTAGACCTCTTGTCTGGATTTATTCTATGGTTTACTGCAAATGCCATGAGAACACCAAACAATTTTCGCTATCCAATTGGAAAACGGCGCATGCAACCTGTG GGGATTATTGTGTTTGCATCTGTGATGGCAACTCTTGGACTACAAGTGATACTAGAGTCAACCAGGCTACTCGTTTCCAAG AACGGTTCTCATATGAGTAGCACCGAGGAAAAATGGATGATTGGAATAATGGCTTCGGCTACAGTCGTCAAGTTTCTACTCATGCTTTACTGCAGGAGTTTCCAGAACGAAATTGTCAGGGCCTATGCACAAGATCACCTATTTGATGTTATCACCAATTCAGTCGGTTTAGCAACAGCCGTATTAGCTGTAAAGTTCTACTGGTGGATTGATCCCTCTGGCGCTATAGTA ATTGCTCTGTACACAATCAGCACATGGGCAAGAACGGTTTTAGAGAATGTCCACTCACTGATAGGACGCTCAGCGCCACCGGATTTCCTGGCGAAACTAACGTTCTTGATATGGAACCATCACGAGAAGATAAAACACATAGACACAGTGAGAGCTTACACGTTTGGGTCACACTACTTTGTGGAAGTTGACATTGTTTTGCCAGAGGACATGAGGCTACACGAAGCTCACAACATAGGAGAGACTCTTCAGGAGAAGCTGGAACAACTCGCTGAGGTTGAGAGAGCTTTTGTCCATATTGACTTTGAGTTTACTCATCGCCCAGAACACAAGTGCAAGGTTTGA